The Paenibacillus polymyxa M1 DNA segment GTCCAGCAAAGCCTAAGTCATCTACCACTTGAAGTACACGGAAAATTGAAACGCCACGTTCCGCTGCAGCTGCCTGCAATTTGCCGACCGTTGTGTCGCCGATGCTTCGTTTCGGTACATTAATGATTCGGATCAAGCTGATGTCGTCGTCAGGATTGGACAGTAGGCGAAGATACGCCAGTAAATCCTTAATCTCTTTACGATCATAGAACTTGATTCCGCCCACGATTTGGTAAGGAATATCCGATTTAATCAAAATTTCCTCGACTACCCGGGACTGGGCATTCGTACGGTACAAAATAGCATGATGGCTATAGGTTTTGCCCGCCTTAATATTCTTATGAATTTCTGAGGCGATAAAGTAGCCTTCGTCATGTTCGGAGTCAGCACGATAAACCTTAATCTTGGCACCGCCTTCTTTGTCGGTCCATAGTTTTTTCGGCTTACGGCCTGTATTTTGGCCAATGACTTCGTTAGCTGCATTAAGAATATTCGAAGTTGAGCGATAGTTCTGCTCCAACAAAATCGTACGTGCTTCTGGGTAATCCTCTTCAAAGTTCAAAATGTTGCTAATATCCGCCCCCCGCCACCGATAGATGGATTGGTCGCTGTCACCTACAACGCATAGCCGGTGATGCTTGTCAGCCAGCATTTTGCACAGCATGTACTGCGCACGGTTCGTATCCTGATATTCATCAACATGAATGTATTGAAATTTCTTTTGGTAGAAATCAAGCACCTCAGGCACTTCTTTAAAGAGCTGAATCGTTGCCATGATCAGATCATCAAAATCAAGAGAGTTGTTATTTTTGAGCCGTTGTTGATACTTGGTATATACCTTCGCCACAATTCCTTCAAAATAATCGCCAATCTTGCGCTCATACATTTCGGGAGTGACCAATTCATTTTTAGCCGTACTCATCATAGACTGAACCGCTTTGGGTTCAAACTTCTTAGTATCTATATTCAAGTCCTTCATGCAGCTCCGAATGACAGACAATTGATCCGTAGAATCCAAGATGCTGAAATTGGAGGTAAATCCGATCCGCTCAATATCCCGGCGTAAAATACGCACACACATGGAGTGAAAGGTGGATACCCACACATCTCTCCCCTGCGGGCCAATTAGCTTGGATACGCGATCCTGCATTTCACGCGCGGCCTTATTCGTAAAGGTAATCGCCAAAATACCCCATGGAGCCGTCTTACGGGTCGCAATGAGGTAAGCTATTCGGTGCGTGAGCACCCGCGTCTTACCACTGCCTGCGCCAGCCATAATCAGCAGCGGACCATCTACCGCCTCCACGGCCTGACGCTGAGGCTGATTAAGGCGAGCTACCGCCTCGTGTATATCTATTGATTGCATGCGTGCATGCTCCTTTCTCTAAGCCTTCATAAAATTCACGCTCTATACTTCCAATTTCACAGCTACCGTCTCCAGCGCTTTCGCCAAATCACGATAAATAATGTTTCCTACTACAATGGTGTCACAAACAGCTGCTGCTTGTAACGCGGTAGATTTATCCACGATCCCTCCTCCGTATAGGACACGAGATCGCTCCATACCACGATGTATTTGTTGTACCAGCTCCATATCTCCAAAGACACCGCTATATTCCACATATACAATCGGTAGATGCATAAGCTTGTCAGCAATCTGTGCATATGAAGCGGCAGCAGAAGCACTCAGCGAAGTATCCGCACTGGTAAGCTTAGCGACGGTGGAATCACCGTTCAAAACAATATATCCTTCCGTCACAAGCAAATCCCAAGGGATCATATAACCAAATTGCTCAATCGCACGTTGGTGCTGGCCCATGATCCAATTACTGTCACTGGTATTCAGCACCATGGGAATCATATATAGATCAAACCCCGGCACTACAGCTTCCAGATCGGATACCTCAAGCACACACGGCACCTCGTAACGCCGAACCCGTGACAGCAAATCCACCGTATTTTCATACGTTACGCCCGATGAACCGCCTACCATAATGGCGTCCGTACCAGACATACACACGGCATCAAGCGCTTCATCATTCAGTTCCTTGTCAGGATCAAGCTTAAATACATGCCTCCATGATTGAATTGAATCTGCCAACACACATTCCTCCAGCATCCATTGCTTTTGTCATCATCCAGACGAGCCGAATTTTAATATCCAAAAGCGTTCTATGCTAAGTCTATGACAGTGCTTAAAAGGTGTCAATGTTCGTATCAAATGGGAACACCGAGTTCAGACAGCTTATGGTCTCAGCGCATACAACCAACTGCGTTTACGAAGTTCTTTTTCCGTTAAAACATCTGTATAGAAACCTCTTACACCCATCTGTTCGTACTCAGTAGCATCCTTCAACTCGTTAATCGTATTTACATAGCACACTGCCCCTGCCTGACGCAAACTTTCAACTAAGGCACCACTCACGCGATTTTCCGGTAAAGTTACTGCCGTTATATCATGTTGTTGAACAAATTGAATGATCTGGTCATCCGTATCCTCTGTAGCATAGAGCGTATAAATAATGGATGTATAAGGATAGATACTCCGCAATGTTTGCAGCATTTCCTCATTATAAATTTGAGGGACAATACGAGATAAAAGTTCGGGATTTTTCTCCTGAGCCTGAAGGGTCAGTTGTGCAAACAACCGTTTGATTTGGGCAGAGTCCTGCTCTTTCGTATCGGTCACAATATAGGCATTCGGGTACTTTTCCAATAAATCCAATACATCCTTCCAATCTAGTGGAGTATAGGAACCGTGTATAGGGGTGTTTTTAAATTGATGATAGCTCCAGGGCTTTCCGCCCTGCTCTGTAGCAACTGCGTGTTCCTGTTGCATTTGTTTTGTAAAGGATTCTGTCCATTCATGCCGTGCCACCAAATGTCCATCCGAAGTAAACATCAGGTCGACCTCGAATACACGGCTGCCTTTTTTATAATTTTCTACAAACGCTTCACGCGCATTGGTATAAGCCAAACCATCAACGGCTCCCATGGCATGCGAAATTACGCGGTGTGTGGTAAAGCCAGTATGTTCTTCTGTAGATTGTCCTTTGTAAGCCAGTAAAAATGTACCGATTAACATTAAAAGAATAACCGCAGCAATCACTCGTTTCATAGGGTGTCACATCCTTTTCGTACAGGTCAATACCCTACATACACCTACTCAAAACAGCTCTATATCAGCTGAACTAAAAAATGTACATATAAGTAGGCAAAATAGTGCTGAACTGGTGAAGCGCGTATTCATCGGCCTTATTATTGAAATCTCGGGACGTTGGCTATGTAAGTGTAATAGACACAAAAATACCCTCCGGCTAAGCCGAAGGGTGCTCTGAATTAATAAGCGTTTTTGAAGCCGTTACGGATTGTACGAAAAATAATTTTAATATCGAATAAGAGCGACCAGTTCTCAATATAGAAGATGTCGTGCTTAATCCGTTCCTCAATAGATGTATCTCCACGTAAACCGTTACTCTGTGCCCAACCTGTAATTCCAGGACGAACATGATGCTTCACCATGTATTTTGGAATTTCCTCACGGAATTGATCCACATAATAGGGCCGTTCCGGACGTGGACCAACGACACTCATATCACCTAACAGTACGTTGAAAAACTGTGGCAGCTCATCGAGACTCGTTTTACGAATAAAAGTACCAAAACGTGTGCGTCTTGGGTCATTAGCAGTCGTCCAGCCCGTATCTTCAGTTCCAGGTGGCAGTACCCTCATCGAACGAAATTTGTACATCCGGAAGGTGCGACGATTCAAGCCTACCCGCTCCTGCTTAAAAATAATGGGGCCTCTCGATGTGACCTTCACACCAATCGCCACGGCCAGCATAATGGGAGAGGTCAGAATAATGGCGAATAAAGAAAATAAAATATCAAACAGACGCTTAAACAATCGATTCCCTGCTACATCCAGTGGAATATCTCGTACATTGATCATCGGCATACCTGCAAAGTTGTCAAAGTAAGGTCGTGCCGGCAAATAATCAAAGAAATCGGGAATAATAAGCGTGCGTACTCCAGCCTTTTCACACATGTTGATAATCTTGGGATACTTATCATGAGCATCCAGCGGCAGCGCCAGAATGACCTCATCAATCATCAGGCGTGACAGCGTTGCCTCCAACTGATCTAATCCTCCAAGAATCGGACGAAAATGAGCTTCTTCCTCTTCGTTCCAATGCCGTTTATCATCTAGAAATCCCACTACTTCATAACCTAAATCAGGATATTGTCCAAGATTATGATAAAATCGTTGGCCTAAAGAACCTGCTCCAAGAATGAGCATGAATTGCTTATTGTATCCTTTTTGACGGAGAATTTTAAGAATTTGCTTCAAAAAATAACGATAAAACAAAATAATCAGCACATTACCAACCATATAGATCGCCAGGTAGGACCGCGAGATGTCGATTTGCTTTACGAAAAACATTACACTCAACAGCACAAACAGACCAACAATGTGAATCTGGGTAACGCGAAATACATCATCTGCAAACCTCTTTTTGCGCTTTGGCGAATAGAGTGAGAATAACATCCCCAGCACTACAGCAATCAGACCGTATATTAAGCTCCACCCTCCATATACTTGAATAGGAAGCGGCTCTTTATAAGTGATCCATTCACTTTCAAATTTGAAAAACCAAGCGATCAGAAAAGATAACTGAATGACCGCGAAATCCGCCACAATATATAATTGGGTTAAAAAACGCTGATT contains these protein-coding regions:
- the pcrA gene encoding DNA helicase PcrA — its product is MQSIDIHEAVARLNQPQRQAVEAVDGPLLIMAGAGSGKTRVLTHRIAYLIATRKTAPWGILAITFTNKAAREMQDRVSKLIGPQGRDVWVSTFHSMCVRILRRDIERIGFTSNFSILDSTDQLSVIRSCMKDLNIDTKKFEPKAVQSMMSTAKNELVTPEMYERKIGDYFEGIVAKVYTKYQQRLKNNNSLDFDDLIMATIQLFKEVPEVLDFYQKKFQYIHVDEYQDTNRAQYMLCKMLADKHHRLCVVGDSDQSIYRWRGADISNILNFEEDYPEARTILLEQNYRSTSNILNAANEVIGQNTGRKPKKLWTDKEGGAKIKVYRADSEHDEGYFIASEIHKNIKAGKTYSHHAILYRTNAQSRVVEEILIKSDIPYQIVGGIKFYDRKEIKDLLAYLRLLSNPDDDISLIRIINVPKRSIGDTTVGKLQAAAAERGVSIFRVLQVVDDLGFAGRTRNALVEFYDMIEGLSRMVDYLSVTELTEKMLETTQYRLELQNENTLESRSRLENIDEFLSVTMEFEKGTEDKSLVSFLTDLALIADIDSMNDDEEEQSDAVVLMTMHSAKGLEFPIVFIVGMEEGVFPHSRAFLDNEELEEERRLAYVGITRAEEQLFLTCAQMRTLFGRTTANPPSRFLEEIPDELKEDTIIKRDRYRRSGNVGGSYGGRGLGKSSGSNFGGERSFDTMSRSGSSASASPRVTVTTSSPAKPTSTASTGGPSIFAAGDKVQHGKWGIGTIVAVKGTGNDMELQIAFPAPVGVKRLLAGFAPITKVE
- a CDS encoding heptaprenylglyceryl phosphate synthase, with the translated sequence MLEECVLADSIQSWRHVFKLDPDKELNDEALDAVCMSGTDAIMVGGSSGVTYENTVDLLSRVRRYEVPCVLEVSDLEAVVPGFDLYMIPMVLNTSDSNWIMGQHQRAIEQFGYMIPWDLLVTEGYIVLNGDSTVAKLTSADTSLSASAAASYAQIADKLMHLPIVYVEYSGVFGDMELVQQIHRGMERSRVLYGGGIVDKSTALQAAAVCDTIVVGNIIYRDLAKALETVAVKLEV
- a CDS encoding phosphatidylinositol-specific phospholipase C/glycerophosphodiester phosphodiesterase family protein; translation: MKRVIAAVILLMLIGTFLLAYKGQSTEEHTGFTTHRVISHAMGAVDGLAYTNAREAFVENYKKGSRVFEVDLMFTSDGHLVARHEWTESFTKQMQQEHAVATEQGGKPWSYHQFKNTPIHGSYTPLDWKDVLDLLEKYPNAYIVTDTKEQDSAQIKRLFAQLTLQAQEKNPELLSRIVPQIYNEEMLQTLRSIYPYTSIIYTLYATEDTDDQIIQFVQQHDITAVTLPENRVSGALVESLRQAGAVCYVNTINELKDATEYEQMGVRGFYTDVLTEKELRKRSWLYALRP
- a CDS encoding undecaprenyl-phosphate glucose phosphotransferase gives rise to the protein MIRRNQRFLTQLYIVADFAVIQLSFLIAWFFKFESEWITYKEPLPIQVYGGWSLIYGLIAVVLGMLFSLYSPKRKKRFADDVFRVTQIHIVGLFVLLSVMFFVKQIDISRSYLAIYMVGNVLIILFYRYFLKQILKILRQKGYNKQFMLILGAGSLGQRFYHNLGQYPDLGYEVVGFLDDKRHWNEEEEAHFRPILGGLDQLEATLSRLMIDEVILALPLDAHDKYPKIINMCEKAGVRTLIIPDFFDYLPARPYFDNFAGMPMINVRDIPLDVAGNRLFKRLFDILFSLFAIILTSPIMLAVAIGVKVTSRGPIIFKQERVGLNRRTFRMYKFRSMRVLPPGTEDTGWTTANDPRRTRFGTFIRKTSLDELPQFFNVLLGDMSVVGPRPERPYYVDQFREEIPKYMVKHHVRPGITGWAQSNGLRGDTSIEERIKHDIFYIENWSLLFDIKIIFRTIRNGFKNAY